The following are encoded in a window of Rhinolophus sinicus isolate RSC01 linkage group LG12, ASM3656204v1, whole genome shotgun sequence genomic DNA:
- the ASCL5 gene encoding achaete-scute homolog 5: MDGHFCRGLVDRGPAGHPCGMQLGAAPPSGPAPLPAEPSGAMPFLLFPGPAAAYAGLFPCAPGPGALGGYDGPFEPAFIQKRNERERQRVRCVNEGYARLRGHLPGALAERRLSKVETLRAAIRYIRHLQELLRAAPDGPGSERPSDAQPPEHPRFSSSPGLESEESSQ, translated from the coding sequence ATGGACGGGCACTTCTGCCGGGGGCTGGTGGACCGGGGACCCGCGGGGCACCCCTGTGGCATGCAGTTGGGCGCCGCGCCCCCTTCCGGGCCAGCGCCCCTGCCAGCGGAGCCCTCGGGCGCCATGCCTTTCTTGCTGTTCCCCGGCCCAGCCGCCGCCTACGCCGGCCTGTTCCCCTGCGCGCCGGGGCCAGGCGCCCTCGGGGGCTACGACGGTCCCTTCGAGCCAGCTTTCATCCAGAAGCGCAACGAGCGCGAGCGGCAGCGCGTGCGCTGTGTCAACGAGGGCTACGCGCGCCTCCGAGGCCACCTGCCCGGCGCGCTGGCGGAGCGGCGGCTGAGCAAGGTGGAGACGCTGCGCGCCGCGATCCGCTACATCCGGCACCTGCAGGAGCTGCTGCGCGCCGCCCCCGACGGCCCCGGGTCTGAACGCCCCAGCGACGCCCAGCCGCCGGAGCACCCCCGCTTCTCCTCCTCGCCCGGCTTGGAGTCGGAAGAATCCAGCCAGTGA